Proteins from a genomic interval of Neisseria arctica:
- the nrdB gene encoding class Ia ribonucleoside-diphosphate reductase subunit beta codes for MSYSTFSKEKNNALLEPMFFGQPVNVARYDQQKYEIFEKLIEKQLSFFWRPEEIDVSRDRIDYQNLPEHERHIFISNLKYQTLLDSIQGRSPNVGLLPLVSIPELETWIETWSFSETIHSRSYTHIIRNIVNDPSVVFDDIVDNEYIIRRAEDIACYYDDLIEYTQYYNLLGEGRHQVNGKTVSISLRELKKKLYLCLMCVNVLEAIRFYVSFACSFAFAERELMEGNAKIIKLIARDEALHLTGTQHMLNLMRSGADDPEMAEIAAECEGECFELFKNAAMQEKEWAEYLFKDGSMIGLNKEILSQYVEYITNLRMQAVGLQPAFEKASQNPIPWINAWLSSDNVQVAPQEVEISSYLIGQIDAEVKVEDLGDFEL; via the coding sequence ATGTCATACAGCACTTTCAGTAAAGAAAAAAATAATGCATTGCTGGAGCCGATGTTTTTCGGACAGCCGGTGAATGTGGCACGTTACGATCAACAGAAATACGAAATTTTTGAAAAGCTGATTGAAAAGCAATTATCTTTTTTTTGGCGCCCGGAAGAAATAGATGTATCGCGCGACCGTATCGACTATCAAAATCTACCCGAGCATGAACGGCACATTTTTATCAGTAATTTGAAATACCAAACCCTGCTTGATTCGATTCAAGGACGTAGCCCTAATGTCGGTTTGCTTCCGTTGGTGTCGATTCCGGAGTTGGAAACTTGGATTGAAACTTGGTCTTTTTCGGAGACCATTCATTCCCGTTCTTACACCCATATTATTCGCAATATCGTGAACGATCCTTCAGTGGTATTTGACGATATTGTTGATAATGAATATATCATCCGCCGTGCGGAAGATATTGCCTGCTATTACGATGATTTGATCGAATATACCCAGTATTATAATTTGCTGGGTGAAGGGCGGCATCAGGTAAACGGTAAAACGGTTTCTATCAGCTTACGCGAGTTGAAGAAAAAACTGTATTTGTGCTTGATGTGTGTGAATGTGTTAGAAGCCATCCGCTTTTATGTATCGTTTGCCTGCTCGTTTGCCTTTGCGGAGCGGGAGTTGATGGAAGGTAATGCGAAGATTATTAAGTTGATTGCCCGCGACGAAGCATTACATTTAACCGGCACGCAGCACATGTTGAATCTGATGCGTAGCGGGGCAGATGACCCTGAGATGGCGGAAATTGCCGCCGAATGCGAAGGCGAATGTTTCGAGCTGTTTAAAAATGCGGCGATGCAGGAAAAAGAGTGGGCGGAATATTTATTTAAGGATGGTTCGATGATCGGCTTGAACAAAGAGATTCTCAGCCAATATGTTGAATACATTACCAATCTGCGTATGCAGGCAGTAGGCTTACAGCCGGCCTTTGAGAAAGCCAGTCAAAATCCGATTCCGTGGATCAACGCTTGGCTTTCTTCCGATAATGTGCAGGTAGCCCCTCAAGAGGTCGAAATCAGCTCTTATTTGATCGGGCAGATTGATGCCGAAGTGAAAGTAGAAGATTTAGGGGATTTTGAGTTGTAA
- the yfaE gene encoding class I ribonucleotide reductase maintenance protein YfaE — protein sequence MTLITTSDKIFELQAGETLLEGLERTGHEVEYQCRSGYCGSCRIRLVSGSVSYDELPLAFIGPNEILPCCCRVREPITVDCHTVLREKDLFEPELFSD from the coding sequence ATGACCTTAATCACCACCAGCGATAAAATTTTTGAACTGCAAGCAGGAGAAACACTTCTGGAAGGTTTAGAGCGTACCGGCCATGAAGTGGAATACCAATGCCGTAGCGGCTATTGTGGTTCGTGCAGGATACGCTTGGTTTCCGGCAGTGTAAGTTATGATGAATTGCCGCTGGCTTTTATCGGACCTAATGAGATATTACCTTGCTGTTGCCGTGTGCGAGAGCCGATAACAGTTGATTGCCATACGGTTTTGAGGGAAAAGGATCTGTTTGAGCCGGAGTTATTTTCGGATTAG
- the purL gene encoding phosphoribosylformylglycinamidine synthase, producing MSVVLPLRGVTALSDFRIEKLIQKAASAGLPHTEINSEYWYFVNSADPLEKETVEKLQALLAAESVNTTPTASDGLHLFLITPRIGTISPWASKATDIAHNCGLSSVLRIERGMAVWVSGRLNESEKQQWADLLHDRMTESVLPNFQTASLLFNHPEAQTFGSINVLENGRAALVEANSSLGLALSEDEIDYLVENYRALKRNPSDVELMMFAQANSEHCRHKIFNADFIIDGEKQPKSLFGMIRDTHNAHTEGTVVAYKDNSSVIEGATIERFYPSANENQAYRFHEEPTHIIMKVETHNHPTAIAPFAGAATGAGGEIRDEGATGKGSRPKAGLTGFSVSNLNIPDAPQPWEQYNPNEPVYGKPDHISSALDIMLEGPIGGAAFNNEFGRPNLLGYFRTFEEEHNGQMRGYHKPIMIAGGLGNIQAQQTHKNEIPEGALLIQLGGPGMLIGLGGGAASSMDTGTNHSDLDFNSVQRGNPEIERRAQEVIDRCWQLGSNNPIISIHDVGAGGLSNAFPELVNDAGRGAVFKLRDIPLEEHGLTPMQIWCNEAQERYVLAILEKDLEAFRTICERERCPFAVVGTATDDGHLQVRDDLFDNHPVDLPLNVLLGKPPKTTRSDNKTAAAEQIFDAGRYDLRESAYRVLRLPTVASKNFLITIGDRSVGGLTHRDQMVGPFQTPVADAAVTMMGFNTYKGEAMSMGEKPTVALFDAPASGRMAIGEAITNIASVNIGKIGNIKLSANWMAACGNPGEDEKLYRTVEAVSEACQGLGLSIPVGKDSLSMKTVWQENGEQKSVTSPLSLIISAFAPVADVRKTVTPELKNYPDSTLFAIDLGRGRSRMGGSALSQVWKNMAGTAPDLETPSLLTNFYRVIQQMVSESKLLAYHDRGDGGLFATLAEMSFAAHLGLNIDLAEMIAETNANSANHKLQDAAARTLFNEELGAVIQVANEHITALQTAFEEAGISETLHAIGTINQSDRLLIQNGNTVLLSENRLDLQKAWSETSYQMQRLRDNPACADSEFALLTDDKRSTLFTNLTFDTTEDIAAPFINSGAKPKIAILREQGVNGQIEMAAAFTRAGFDAYDVHMSDLMAGRTNLADFKMLAACGGFSYGDVLGAGEGWAKSILFHPALRDMFAAFFDRSDTLTLGVCNGCQMVSSLAEIIPGTTGWPKFKRNLSEQFEARLSMVNIPKSPSLILAEMAGSSLPVVVSHGEGRADFNHLSGNVSDGLNIALQYVDGQNQITETYPLNPNGSPQGIAGVTNADGRVTIMMPHPERVYRTAQMSWAPENWGELSGWYRLFAGARKALG from the coding sequence ATGTCTGTCGTTTTGCCCTTACGCGGCGTTACTGCCTTATCCGATTTCCGTATTGAAAAACTCATACAAAAAGCCGCATCAGCCGGTTTACCGCACACCGAAATCAATAGCGAATACTGGTACTTTGTTAATAGTGCCGATCCACTTGAAAAAGAAACCGTTGAAAAATTGCAGGCCCTACTGGCAGCCGAAAGCGTAAATACCACGCCTACCGCTTCAGACGGCCTGCATTTATTTTTGATCACGCCCCGCATCGGTACTATTTCACCCTGGGCTTCCAAAGCAACCGACATCGCACACAATTGCGGTTTATCATCCGTACTGCGTATCGAACGCGGCATGGCCGTATGGGTTTCAGGCCGTCTGAATGAATCTGAAAAACAACAATGGGCAGATCTGCTGCATGACCGCATGACCGAAAGCGTACTGCCCAATTTTCAAACCGCATCACTCCTGTTCAACCATCCCGAAGCACAAACCTTCGGTAGCATAAACGTATTGGAAAACGGCCGTGCGGCATTGGTCGAAGCCAACAGCAGCCTTGGTCTCGCACTTTCAGAAGATGAAATCGACTATCTGGTTGAAAACTACCGCGCCCTCAAGCGCAACCCCAGCGATGTCGAACTCATGATGTTTGCCCAAGCCAACTCCGAACACTGTCGCCATAAAATCTTCAATGCCGATTTCATCATCGACGGTGAAAAGCAACCCAAATCATTATTCGGCATGATTCGCGATACCCATAATGCCCACACTGAAGGCACGGTAGTCGCCTATAAAGACAATTCTTCGGTTATCGAAGGCGCCACCATCGAACGTTTCTACCCAAGCGCAAACGAAAACCAAGCCTACCGCTTCCATGAAGAACCAACGCACATCATCATGAAAGTGGAAACGCACAACCACCCCACGGCTATCGCTCCTTTTGCCGGAGCGGCTACCGGTGCGGGCGGTGAAATCCGTGACGAAGGTGCAACCGGCAAAGGTTCCCGCCCCAAAGCAGGCTTAACGGGCTTTTCCGTCTCCAACCTGAATATCCCCGATGCTCCGCAGCCTTGGGAGCAATACAATCCGAACGAACCCGTTTACGGCAAGCCCGACCACATCAGCAGCGCACTCGATATCATGCTCGAAGGACCCATCGGTGGAGCTGCGTTCAACAACGAATTCGGCCGCCCTAATCTTTTGGGATACTTCCGCACTTTCGAAGAAGAGCATAACGGCCAGATGCGCGGCTACCACAAACCCATCATGATTGCCGGCGGCTTAGGCAACATCCAAGCGCAACAAACCCATAAAAACGAAATTCCCGAGGGTGCCCTGCTTATCCAACTCGGCGGCCCCGGTATGCTTATCGGTTTAGGCGGCGGCGCCGCATCCAGCATGGATACCGGTACTAACCATTCCGACTTAGACTTTAACTCGGTACAGCGCGGCAATCCCGAAATCGAACGCCGTGCCCAAGAAGTAATCGACCGCTGCTGGCAACTCGGCAGTAATAACCCGATTATCTCGATTCATGACGTCGGCGCGGGCGGCCTATCCAATGCCTTCCCTGAATTGGTGAACGATGCCGGTCGTGGTGCCGTATTCAAACTGCGCGATATTCCTCTGGAAGAGCACGGCCTTACCCCAATGCAAATTTGGTGTAACGAAGCCCAAGAACGTTATGTATTAGCCATCTTGGAAAAAGATTTGGAAGCCTTCCGCACTATCTGCGAACGCGAACGCTGCCCGTTTGCCGTAGTCGGCACTGCTACCGACGACGGCCATCTACAGGTGCGTGATGATTTGTTCGACAACCATCCGGTTGATTTACCTTTGAATGTTCTGCTCGGAAAACCGCCCAAAACCACCCGCAGCGATAATAAAACCGCTGCTGCCGAACAAATATTCGATGCCGGACGTTATGACTTACGCGAATCGGCCTATCGTGTATTACGCTTGCCTACCGTTGCTTCGAAAAACTTCCTGATCACCATCGGCGACCGCAGCGTGGGCGGCCTGACCCACCGCGACCAAATGGTAGGACCATTCCAAACGCCCGTAGCCGATGCCGCTGTAACCATGATGGGGTTCAACACCTATAAGGGCGAAGCCATGAGTATGGGTGAGAAACCCACCGTCGCCCTATTCGATGCACCCGCTTCAGGCCGTATGGCTATTGGCGAGGCCATCACCAATATTGCTTCGGTTAATATCGGAAAAATCGGCAATATCAAACTTTCCGCCAACTGGATGGCTGCTTGCGGCAATCCCGGCGAAGACGAAAAACTTTACCGTACCGTAGAAGCTGTATCAGAAGCCTGCCAAGGACTCGGCCTGAGCATCCCCGTAGGTAAAGATTCATTGTCGATGAAAACCGTTTGGCAGGAAAACGGCGAACAAAAATCAGTTACCTCGCCGCTTTCTCTGATTATTTCGGCATTTGCCCCCGTGGCCGACGTACGCAAAACCGTTACCCCGGAACTTAAAAACTACCCTGACAGCACCTTGTTTGCCATTGATTTAGGAAGAGGTCGCAGCCGCATGGGCGGCAGTGCGCTCAGCCAAGTATGGAAAAACATGGCGGGCACTGCCCCTGATTTAGAGACGCCTTCTTTACTGACAAACTTTTACCGCGTTATCCAACAAATGGTTAGCGAAAGCAAATTACTGGCTTATCACGACCGCGGCGACGGCGGCCTTTTTGCCACTTTGGCCGAAATGAGTTTTGCCGCTCATCTCGGCCTGAATATCGATTTGGCTGAAATGATTGCCGAAACCAACGCCAATAGCGCCAACCACAAGTTACAAGATGCAGCCGCACGAACACTCTTTAACGAAGAATTGGGGGCTGTCATCCAAGTAGCTAACGAGCACATCACCGCTCTACAAACTGCCTTTGAAGAAGCCGGTATCAGCGAAACTTTACATGCAATCGGTACAATCAACCAAAGTGACCGCTTATTGATTCAAAACGGCAATACCGTTTTACTCAGCGAAAACCGCCTCGATCTGCAAAAAGCTTGGAGCGAAACCTCCTACCAGATGCAGCGTTTACGCGATAATCCGGCTTGTGCAGACAGTGAATTTGCCCTATTGACAGATGATAAGCGCAGCACACTATTTACCAATCTCACTTTCGATACAACGGAAGACATTGCCGCACCATTTATCAACAGCGGTGCCAAACCCAAAATCGCCATACTGCGCGAACAAGGCGTTAACGGCCAAATTGAAATGGCCGCTGCATTTACCCGTGCAGGATTTGATGCCTATGATGTGCATATGAGCGATTTAATGGCCGGCCGTACCAACTTGGCAGACTTTAAAATGCTGGCTGCCTGCGGCGGTTTCAGTTACGGCGACGTTTTAGGTGCCGGTGAGGGTTGGGCCAAATCTATTTTGTTCCATCCCGCCTTGCGCGATATGTTCGCTGCCTTCTTCGACCGCTCCGATACCCTTACCCTTGGCGTCTGCAACGGCTGTCAGATGGTCAGCAGCCTTGCCGAAATCATTCCCGGTACAACCGGCTGGCCGAAATTCAAACGCAATCTCAGCGAACAATTTGAAGCACGCTTGAGCATGGTGAATATTCCAAAATCACCCTCCCTGATCTTGGCAGAAATGGCCGGTTCCAGCCTACCTGTAGTCGTTAGCCATGGCGAGGGCCGTGCCGATTTCAACCATCTGAGCGGCAACGTTTCGGATGGCCTGAATATCGCTTTACAATATGTAGACGGCCAAAACCAAATTACCGAGACCTATCCGCTTAACCCGAACGGCTCGCCACAGGGGATTGCCGGTGTTACAAATGCCGATGGACGCGTAACCATCATGATGCCGCATCCCGAACGTGTTTACCGTACGGCACAGATGAGCTGGGCTCCGGAAAATTGGGGCGAGCTGTCAGGCTGGTACAGACTGTTTGCAGGAGCCCGTAAAGCTTTAGGCTAA
- a CDS encoding P-II family nitrogen regulator: MKKIEAIIKPFKLDDVREALTEIGITGMTVSEVKGFGRQKGHTEIYRGAEYAVDFLPKVKLELVLSDDQVENAVEVIVEAARSGKIGDGKIFILPVEEAVRIRTGERSDAAV, from the coding sequence ATGAAAAAAATCGAAGCTATTATCAAGCCCTTTAAGCTCGACGATGTAAGGGAAGCTTTAACGGAAATCGGTATTACGGGCATGACTGTCAGTGAGGTGAAAGGGTTTGGCCGCCAAAAAGGGCATACTGAAATTTACCGCGGGGCAGAATATGCCGTCGATTTCTTGCCTAAGGTTAAATTGGAATTGGTTTTGAGCGATGATCAGGTAGAGAATGCCGTTGAAGTAATTGTAGAGGCTGCCCGTTCCGGAAAAATCGGAGATGGTAAGATTTTTATCCTACCTGTTGAGGAGGCCGTACGTATCCGTACGGGCGAACGTTCGGATGCGGCTGTATAA
- a CDS encoding ATP-binding protein, whose protein sequence is MSRPAATISIRRRLISYLSGGLLALWLATAVGSAAIAMHEINEVADHQMSQLARVLLQLSRPLNDHEESSIIRAGLPQNDFHEDDNNGFAIWNKQGDLLTANLDGKEIEHRQTEGFHNSYTFWKGSAWRYLYLHDSQSGHTVAVSQNLKERFATLTNALWVQLGLSLILLPALLWLISYGIRKGLEPLDKLTQELQARDAQSLQAVSENVPTETLPMIRALNGLLARVSATLEREQRFTSDAAHELRSPLAALKVQTEVLAISNNEYEQQHHLNNIRESIDRAHRLTEQLLTLSRLDPMQALPDAVPINWQETAHQALKSVNLQAREKRVQLKLECPYGFDNITPKEGNPMLLQLMMRNLLDNAIRYSPENSKVSLVLNPQSIEVYDEGPGIAEADMPRIRERFFRPAGQNQQGSGLGLSIVESIAALHGLKLTLTNRPQGGLCATLVKAD, encoded by the coding sequence ATGAGCCGTCCCGCAGCAACAATCAGTATCCGCCGCCGTCTCATCAGTTATTTGAGCGGCGGCCTCTTAGCATTATGGCTGGCAACTGCTGTCGGCAGTGCGGCCATAGCCATGCATGAAATAAATGAAGTGGCCGACCACCAAATGAGCCAACTTGCGCGCGTATTGCTACAACTGTCCCGACCGCTAAACGATCACGAAGAAAGCAGTATCATCCGTGCCGGATTACCCCAAAATGATTTTCATGAGGATGATAACAACGGTTTTGCCATCTGGAACAAACAAGGGGATTTGCTAACGGCCAACCTTGACGGTAAAGAAATCGAACACCGGCAAACAGAGGGATTCCATAACAGCTATACATTTTGGAAAGGTAGTGCATGGCGTTACCTCTATCTTCATGATTCCCAAAGCGGACATACTGTTGCCGTATCCCAAAATTTGAAAGAACGTTTTGCCACACTAACTAATGCCTTATGGGTACAGTTAGGGCTATCGCTTATATTACTGCCCGCTTTACTCTGGCTGATTTCATACGGCATACGCAAAGGCTTGGAGCCTCTCGACAAACTGACTCAAGAATTACAAGCGCGCGATGCCCAAAGCCTGCAAGCCGTATCTGAAAACGTACCTACCGAAACCCTACCGATGATACGGGCACTAAACGGCCTGTTAGCACGTGTTTCCGCTACATTAGAAAGAGAGCAGCGTTTTACATCCGACGCCGCACACGAACTGCGCAGCCCGCTGGCCGCCTTGAAAGTTCAAACGGAAGTACTGGCAATCAGCAATAACGAATACGAACAACAACATCATTTGAACAACATCCGCGAAAGTATAGACCGCGCCCACCGCCTGACCGAACAACTCCTCACCTTGTCCCGTCTCGACCCGATGCAAGCACTGCCGGATGCCGTACCGATCAATTGGCAGGAAACTGCCCATCAAGCCCTTAAAAGCGTTAACCTTCAAGCACGCGAAAAGCGCGTACAGCTCAAGCTGGAATGTCCTTACGGCTTCGACAACATTACCCCCAAAGAAGGAAACCCCATGCTGTTGCAATTAATGATGCGCAACCTGCTCGATAATGCCATACGCTATAGCCCTGAAAACAGCAAGGTCAGCCTTGTACTCAACCCTCAAAGCATAGAAGTATACGATGAAGGACCTGGTATTGCCGAAGCAGATATGCCCCGCATCAGAGAACGGTTTTTCCGGCCTGCCGGGCAAAACCAACAAGGCAGTGGCTTAGGGCTTTCAATTGTAGAAAGTATTGCCGCATTACACGGACTAAAGCTTACATTAACCAACCGCCCCCAAGGAGGGCTCTGCGCCACCTTGGTTAAAGCCGACTAA
- a CDS encoding response regulator, protein MRILLIEDDRHIGDGLYHGLLKHGFIVDWFKDGKHGRDALSAAPYDAVVLDLGLPHIDGMDILAHWRANKSDTPVLILTARDALPDRLAGLNAGADDYLCKPFALDEVAARLLALIRRSHGRASSALTYGNLSLDTTAKSATLHGAPLVLTQREYMLLELLLSQPTHIHSRAQIEDKLYGWDQEVESNAVEVHIHHLRKKIGSCFIQTHRGLGYKIGEMP, encoded by the coding sequence ATGCGTATTTTATTGATTGAAGATGACCGTCATATCGGCGACGGCCTATACCATGGCCTTTTAAAACACGGCTTTATCGTTGACTGGTTTAAAGACGGCAAACATGGCCGCGATGCCTTGTCAGCAGCCCCCTACGATGCCGTCGTATTGGATTTGGGGCTTCCCCATATCGACGGAATGGATATTTTGGCCCATTGGCGTGCCAATAAATCCGATACTCCCGTTTTAATCCTTACCGCCCGAGACGCACTACCTGACCGTTTGGCCGGATTAAACGCTGGAGCAGACGACTACCTCTGCAAGCCTTTTGCCCTAGATGAAGTTGCCGCCCGACTGCTGGCTCTTATCCGCCGCAGCCACGGCCGTGCCAGTAGTGCATTAACTTACGGCAATCTCAGCCTTGACACCACTGCAAAAAGCGCCACCCTACACGGTGCTCCACTTGTTCTGACACAGCGCGAATATATGCTACTTGAACTATTACTGTCACAACCGACTCATATCCATAGTCGTGCACAAATCGAAGACAAGCTTTACGGTTGGGATCAAGAAGTCGAAAGCAACGCCGTAGAAGTACACATCCACCATTTACGCAAAAAAATCGGCAGCTGCTTCATTCAAACCCACCGCGGTTTGGGTTATAAAATCGGAGAGATGCCTTAA
- a CDS encoding IS1595 family transposase: MKITHCKLSKKLQKKLLEFFVLEVTARSAANLLDINPNSAALFYRKIRQVIAYHLELQADEIFDGSIELDESYFGGQRKGKRGRGAAGKVAVFGILKRQGKVYTVVVKNTKQDTLLPVIKRKIMPDSIVYTDYYKSYDVLDVSEFTHHRINHSELFVDRQNHINGIENFWNQAKRVLRKYNGIDRKSFPLFLKECEFRFNFGTPKEQLKILRIWCDI, encoded by the coding sequence ATGAAGATAACACACTGTAAACTATCTAAAAAATTACAAAAAAAGTTGCTTGAATTTTTTGTACTTGAGGTAACCGCCCGTTCTGCTGCCAATTTATTGGATATTAACCCCAATTCAGCAGCTCTGTTTTACCGTAAAATTCGCCAAGTCATTGCCTATCATTTAGAGCTTCAAGCTGATGAAATCTTTGATGGTTCAATCGAGCTTGATGAGAGTTATTTTGGTGGACAACGAAAAGGCAAACGCGGTCGCGGAGCGGCTGGGAAAGTAGCGGTATTTGGTATTTTGAAACGTCAAGGCAAGGTTTATACTGTTGTCGTTAAAAATACCAAACAAGATACTTTACTACCTGTTATTAAACGAAAAATAATGCCTGATAGCATTGTTTATACGGACTATTACAAAAGCTATGATGTGCTAGATGTGAGTGAATTTACGCATCACAGAATCAATCATTCAGAGCTTTTTGTCGACCGTCAAAACCATATCAACGGTATTGAAAACTTCTGGAATCAGGCAAAGCGCGTTCTACGAAAGTACAATGGAATTGACCGAAAATCTTTCCCTTTATTCTTGAAAGAATGCGAATTTCGTTTTAACTTTGGTACACCAAAAGAGCAACTTAAAATCTTGCGAATTTGGTGTGATATTTAA
- a CDS encoding M14 family metallopeptidase, translating to MKISAQFDAGSITVVDLQDPQNIRLQLRPDNASDFAQWFYFRLQGAAYQNCIMHFENAASSAYPEGWEDYQACASYDRQNWFRVPTKYENGVLTIEHTPLSNSIYYAYFEPYSSEQHLNLLGDAQGSGLCQIDDLGSTVQGRDINLLTIGNQVESDLKIWITARQHPGETMAEWFVEGLLARLLDPQDPTARALLDQATFYIVPNMNPDGSALGNLRTNAAGANLNREWLSPSIEKSPEVYYVRNKMRETGVDLFLDIHGDESIPYIFVAGTEGVPSYSQRIADLETRFKNALQAASPDFQDEHGYPKSKPGKADLSMATSWVGEEFKCLAYTLEMPFKDNNNIPDDDFGWNGQRSLRLGEATLSAILNTLPALR from the coding sequence ATGAAAATCAGTGCCCAATTCGATGCCGGTTCGATAACCGTTGTAGATTTGCAAGACCCTCAGAATATACGGCTTCAACTCCGCCCCGACAACGCTTCAGACTTTGCCCAATGGTTTTACTTCCGCCTACAGGGAGCTGCCTACCAAAACTGCATTATGCACTTTGAAAACGCAGCATCTTCAGCCTATCCGGAAGGTTGGGAAGACTATCAGGCCTGCGCATCTTACGACCGCCAAAACTGGTTTCGCGTCCCCACCAAATATGAAAACGGCGTGCTGACTATTGAGCATACCCCCCTATCAAACAGCATTTACTACGCCTACTTCGAACCCTATTCCAGCGAACAGCACCTTAACCTACTAGGTGATGCCCAAGGCAGCGGCCTATGCCAAATCGATGATTTGGGCAGCACCGTACAGGGGCGCGATATCAACCTGCTTACCATAGGCAACCAAGTCGAAAGCGATTTGAAAATTTGGATTACGGCTCGCCAACATCCGGGCGAAACCATGGCCGAATGGTTTGTAGAAGGCCTGTTGGCCCGTCTGCTTGATCCTCAGGATCCGACTGCGCGCGCCCTACTCGACCAAGCCACTTTTTACATCGTTCCCAATATGAATCCAGACGGTTCGGCTTTAGGTAACTTGCGTACCAATGCCGCCGGCGCCAATCTAAACCGCGAATGGCTGTCTCCCAGCATCGAGAAAAGCCCGGAAGTATACTATGTCCGCAATAAAATGCGCGAAACCGGTGTAGACCTATTCCTCGATATCCATGGAGATGAGAGCATACCTTATATTTTCGTTGCCGGAACAGAAGGCGTGCCCAGTTACTCGCAACGCATTGCCGATTTGGAAACCCGTTTCAAAAACGCACTTCAAGCAGCCAGTCCGGATTTCCAAGACGAACACGGTTATCCGAAATCAAAGCCCGGCAAAGCCGACCTCAGCATGGCTACCTCATGGGTAGGCGAAGAATTTAAATGCTTGGCTTATACCTTGGAAATGCCTTTCAAAGACAACAACAATATCCCGGATGATGATTTCGGTTGGAACGGCCAGCGCTCACTACGATTAGGCGAAGCAACTCTTTCAGCTATCCTTAATACCTTACCCGCGTTACGCTAA